The following proteins come from a genomic window of Nautilia profundicola AmH:
- a CDS encoding ribose-phosphate pyrophosphokinase: protein MKFKLFSGTANPKVAADIAEYLDRPLSKITVNRFSDGEINVQIGESIRGIDCFIIQPTCAPANDNLMELLIITDAMRRASAKSITAIVPYFGYARQDRKAAPRVPITAKLVANMMEKAGIDRVVTIDLHAGQIQGFFDIPVDNLYGSILFFEYFREKNLKNPIIASPDIGGVARARYFASKLGLDMVIVDKRREKANVAEVMNIIGDVKGKDVILIDDMVDTAGTMVKAAKALKAKGANSVMAYATHGVLSGPALDRIKDSVLDELVISDTIPFKGDCKKIKVLSTAKLFAEVIRRIMYNESINKLFD from the coding sequence ATGAAATTCAAACTATTCAGCGGTACGGCTAACCCTAAAGTGGCGGCGGATATAGCGGAGTATCTTGACAGACCTTTAAGTAAAATTACGGTTAATAGATTCAGCGACGGTGAGATTAACGTACAAATCGGTGAGAGTATTAGAGGGATTGACTGTTTTATCATTCAGCCTACATGTGCACCTGCGAATGATAATTTAATGGAACTTTTGATTATTACGGATGCTATGAGAAGAGCGAGTGCTAAAAGCATTACTGCAATCGTTCCGTATTTCGGATACGCAAGACAGGACAGAAAAGCGGCTCCGAGAGTTCCTATTACCGCTAAACTTGTAGCTAATATGATGGAAAAAGCGGGAATCGACAGGGTAGTGACAATTGACCTGCATGCTGGACAGATTCAGGGATTTTTCGATATTCCGGTTGACAACCTCTATGGAAGTATTCTGTTTTTTGAATATTTCAGAGAAAAAAATCTTAAAAACCCAATAATCGCTTCTCCGGATATAGGCGGGGTTGCAAGAGCGAGATATTTCGCAAGCAAACTTGGACTTGATATGGTAATTGTTGATAAAAGAAGAGAAAAAGCAAATGTTGCGGAAGTTATGAATATTATTGGAGATGTTAAAGGAAAAGACGTAATTTTAATTGATGACATGGTTGATACTGCAGGTACGATGGTAAAAGCCGCAAAAGCACTTAAAGCAAAAGGAGCTAATTCCGTAATGGCATATGCTACTCATGGAGTTTTAAGCGGACCTGCACTTGACAGAATTAAAGACTCTGTTCTTGATGAACTCGTAATCAGCGATACTATTCCTTTTAAAGGGGACTGTAAAAAAATAAAAGTGCTTTCAACTGCAAAACTTTTTGCGGAAGTTATCAGAAGAATTATGTATAACGAAAGTATCAATAAACTTTTTGATTAA
- a CDS encoding YigZ family protein codes for MKTVNSISAATLEIKKSKFHSFLVPFSLFEEKLEELKKVHPKANHHVTAFRYLNEYNQIVEGSSDDGEPRGSSGRPTLKVLQGNDLINVGIITVRYFGGILLGVGGLVKAYSDVANLAVKNANLLEYKDIFEYSFSVDYEKTREIEYILKQNGIFVENREFGIEGIEYTIRDDIEKINLIKGVL; via the coding sequence ATGAAAACTGTAAATTCGATTTCTGCTGCAACGCTCGAAATTAAAAAATCAAAATTTCACTCTTTCCTTGTTCCTTTTTCCCTTTTTGAAGAAAAACTCGAAGAACTTAAAAAAGTGCACCCCAAAGCAAATCATCATGTGACGGCATTTAGATATCTCAATGAATACAATCAAATTGTTGAAGGCTCGTCAGATGACGGAGAGCCCAGAGGAAGCAGCGGGAGACCTACGCTGAAAGTACTTCAGGGAAATGATCTGATAAATGTCGGTATTATAACCGTGAGATATTTCGGAGGTATTCTTTTAGGAGTCGGAGGACTTGTAAAAGCATACAGCGATGTGGCAAATTTGGCTGTAAAAAATGCAAATTTACTTGAATATAAAGATATTTTTGAGTATTCTTTTAGTGTCGATTATGAAAAAACAAGAGAAATCGAATATATTCTCAAACAAAACGGTATTTTTGTTGAGAATAGGGAATTCGGGATTGAAGGTATCGAATATACAATTAGAGACGATATCGAAAAAATAAATTTAATAAAAGGTGTGCTATGA
- a CDS encoding ribonuclease T2 family protein, producing MKKILFALMFPLMLLAVSNENILALTWLNGFCKANPKKAVCINRKPGDYSLTHFTLHGLWPKKKTFCSNEPLKLSKNFMRILEKYMPAAKYGLAKHEWKKHGTCFGTDPETYFITGIKFTQQFNETMLLQFFRMHMGQSVSLKRMRWMFSQVFGPGNARKFQMLCKNGFITEIRINLKGDPINGDFYELVNNADEFKGVKQCQVGIIAAP from the coding sequence ATGAAGAAGATTTTGTTTGCTCTTATGTTTCCTTTAATGCTTTTGGCAGTATCGAATGAAAATATTTTAGCGCTTACGTGGCTTAATGGTTTTTGTAAAGCAAATCCAAAAAAGGCGGTTTGTATTAATAGAAAGCCCGGTGATTATTCGTTAACACATTTTACTTTACATGGACTTTGGCCAAAGAAAAAAACATTTTGTTCGAATGAACCTCTAAAACTTTCTAAAAATTTTATGAGAATTTTAGAAAAATATATGCCTGCTGCAAAATATGGACTTGCAAAACATGAATGGAAAAAACACGGGACTTGTTTTGGAACAGATCCGGAAACATATTTCATAACAGGTATAAAATTTACACAGCAGTTTAATGAAACAATGCTTTTACAATTTTTTAGAATGCATATGGGGCAAAGCGTTAGTTTAAAAAGAATGAGATGGATGTTCTCTCAGGTGTTTGGGCCTGGAAACGCAAGAAAATTTCAAATGCTATGTAAAAACGGCTTTATTACGGAAATCAGAATTAATTTAAAAGGTGATCCAATTAATGGAGATTTTTACGAGCTTGTAAACAATGCAGACGAATTCAAAGGTGTTAAACAATGCCAAGTGGGAATTATAGCCGCTCCTTAA
- a CDS encoding APC family permease, producing MKAFNTFSAAMLGIGSMVGAGIFIVIGEAGSIAGNIVWLSFVLGGIAALLSGYSLAKLAIRFPSRGGIIEYITQEYKENIFSGGLSIMFYFAQIIALAAVAKSFGEYGARLFGYESKFIINTFAVGIVVVFTIINLIGASIVAKSENIIVILKLTILTTFTISALFFINPEYLSLKDMPPISNMFFAIGLTFFAYQGFSVITNTIEDMENPKKTMLKAMFLAISIVMVLYVLTSLAVLGNLPLDEVIKAKDYALAKAAEPVFGNLGFKIMAIAALISTASAINATLYSTAEISYTLAKKGELPKIYEYNIFNSNEGLIISALIIIPMILFFNLSEITTVAALSVLIIQGFVHLGHLFIIKKTDANKTFVFLAMFSMFGITALTLIYNYMTDKNIIYYLFLAFVICFILEILLRLISKRTIKKQIKNITSEFIK from the coding sequence ATGAAAGCGTTTAATACATTCAGTGCCGCAATGCTCGGAATAGGGTCAATGGTTGGTGCGGGGATTTTTATAGTTATAGGTGAAGCCGGAAGTATTGCAGGAAATATTGTATGGCTTTCTTTTGTATTAGGCGGTATAGCAGCTCTTCTTAGCGGATATTCTCTGGCAAAACTTGCAATACGTTTTCCGAGTAGAGGCGGGATTATAGAATACATTACTCAAGAATACAAAGAAAACATATTCTCAGGCGGTTTAAGTATTATGTTTTATTTTGCTCAAATCATTGCACTTGCAGCAGTAGCAAAAAGCTTTGGAGAATATGGCGCAAGACTTTTCGGATATGAGTCTAAATTTATTATAAACACTTTTGCAGTCGGAATTGTCGTAGTATTTACTATTATCAATCTTATAGGTGCAAGTATAGTAGCTAAATCTGAAAATATTATTGTTATTTTAAAACTTACGATTCTTACAACATTTACGATATCAGCTCTTTTTTTTATTAATCCGGAATATTTAAGTTTAAAAGATATGCCGCCTATTTCTAATATGTTCTTTGCGATTGGTCTCACTTTTTTTGCATATCAAGGATTTAGTGTAATAACAAATACGATTGAAGATATGGAAAATCCTAAAAAAACAATGCTTAAGGCAATGTTCTTGGCAATATCTATTGTAATGGTTTTATATGTATTAACAAGTCTCGCTGTTTTAGGAAACCTGCCTTTGGATGAAGTTATAAAAGCAAAAGATTATGCTTTGGCCAAAGCTGCAGAACCGGTATTTGGAAATTTAGGATTTAAAATAATGGCAATCGCCGCACTAATTTCCACCGCAAGCGCTATCAATGCCACACTTTATTCAACCGCCGAAATTTCTTATACTTTAGCAAAAAAAGGTGAACTACCTAAAATATACGAATACAATATATTCAATTCAAACGAGGGATTAATTATAAGTGCCTTAATAATCATTCCCATGATTTTATTTTTTAATTTAAGCGAAATTACTACCGTAGCAGCATTAAGCGTACTTATTATTCAAGGATTCGTTCATTTAGGACATTTATTTATTATTAAAAAAACCGATGCGAACAAAACTTTTGTTTTCTTAGCAATGTTTTCAATGTTCGGTATTACGGCTTTAACACTTATATATAATTATATGACCGATAAAAACATTATTTATTATCTATTTTTAGCCTTTGTAATATGTTTCATATTAGAAATCTTATTAAGATTAATCTCTAAAAGAACAATTAAAAAACAAATTAAGAACATTACAAGTGAGTTTATAAAATAG
- a CDS encoding phosphatidylglycerophosphatase A: MENYNKFNWFLLTGFFSGLLPKAPGTWGSIVASVIAYFIITYLPNPVTTIWLLAVFFSVVGIKLVNDYEAKGGIHDDKRIVIDEFAGVFIAIGLFGHLKEDTLIKVLFAFLAFRLFDIWKPSIIGKIDKKAPGGLGVMGDDILAGIFGGILAGLMYMGYLKLI; this comes from the coding sequence ATGGAAAACTACAATAAATTTAACTGGTTTTTGCTGACCGGTTTTTTCAGCGGACTGCTGCCGAAAGCTCCCGGAACTTGGGGTAGTATAGTTGCAAGTGTTATTGCATATTTTATAATCACGTATCTACCAAACCCTGTAACAACTATATGGCTTCTTGCTGTGTTTTTTTCAGTTGTAGGCATTAAGCTCGTAAATGATTACGAAGCCAAAGGCGGGATTCATGACGATAAAAGAATAGTAATTGACGAATTTGCAGGTGTTTTTATAGCCATAGGCCTTTTTGGTCATTTAAAAGAAGACACACTAATTAAAGTATTATTTGCATTTTTAGCTTTCAGGCTGTTTGATATCTGGAAGCCTTCGATTATCGGAAAAATAGACAAAAAAGCTCCCGGAGGGCTCGGTGTTATGGGAGATGATATTTTAGCCGGGATATTCGGAGGTATTTTAGCGGGACTTATGTATATGGGATATTTGAAACTTATTTAA
- a CDS encoding response regulator, with the protein MKIIIVENELYLAQSIQNNLSEKLNAKCEIFASYDEALNTDGEVYIVNTNLKGNIEKLIDAKKEKIIILLAPYVTYTSVTQPIQMGADDYLQKPFSIEELIRKIVHLKEYYSLKNKTSKMENFIEHILEDIELDKDYELNFPLFVKTNYPKAIDKLIFKYAKENMCDIKLIDIQNLNPKDLKNKNTIYYSKNFYDNPEIINLLSKYNTVIIVPKEFENNYPHFNMLEIEISKKSFLNDEILSIEDYIKFIILNHQHKLPDTELSKRLGISRKSLWEKRKKYGIFKQK; encoded by the coding sequence ATGAAGATTATAATCGTTGAAAACGAATTATATTTAGCTCAAAGCATACAAAATAACTTGAGCGAAAAATTAAACGCAAAATGCGAAATTTTTGCTTCATATGATGAAGCATTGAATACTGACGGTGAAGTTTATATTGTCAACACGAATTTAAAAGGTAATATAGAAAAATTAATAGATGCAAAAAAAGAAAAAATTATTATTCTCCTTGCTCCTTATGTAACTTATACAAGTGTGACACAACCTATTCAAATGGGAGCGGACGATTATTTACAAAAACCTTTTTCCATTGAGGAACTTATTAGAAAAATCGTTCATTTAAAAGAATATTATTCACTGAAAAACAAAACTTCTAAAATGGAAAATTTTATAGAACATATATTGGAAGATATAGAGCTCGATAAAGACTACGAGTTAAATTTTCCATTATTTGTGAAAACTAATTATCCTAAAGCCATAGACAAACTGATATTTAAATACGCAAAAGAAAATATGTGCGATATAAAACTCATAGACATACAAAATTTAAATCCTAAAGATCTAAAAAATAAAAATACAATTTATTATTCCAAAAACTTTTACGACAATCCTGAAATTATAAATTTATTATCAAAATATAACACAGTTATTATTGTTCCTAAAGAATTTGAAAACAACTACCCTCATTTTAATATGCTGGAGATTGAAATTTCTAAAAAAAGCTTTTTAAACGATGAAATTCTGTCAATTGAAGATTACATAAAATTCATAATTTTAAACCATCAACATAAACTTCCTGATACGGAACTTAGTAAAAGACTTGGTATCAGTAGAAAAAGTTTATGGGAAAAAAGGAAAAAATATGGCATCTTTAAACAAAAATAA
- a CDS encoding bifunctional 2-C-methyl-D-erythritol 4-phosphate cytidylyltransferase/2-C-methyl-D-erythritol 2,4-cyclodiphosphate synthase: MDVTLIVLSAGNSTRLDYPVKKQWLRIDNKPLWLYVADRLNSFYTFKQTIITSNKNDIRLYEKLCDYTIVAGDRERQLSLKNALKHVSTEYVMVTDVARACVPKNIIENLLSNPADCTVPYLKPVDTVVYQNKTINRDEVKLIQTPQLSRTEILKKALDTDKLFTDERAAIEAMGGKIKYIEGSEESKKITYFKDLNLPCLTPPSKNTLTGNGYDTHAFEENKNMILGGVEIDVPYGLKAHSDGDVVIHSLIDALLGAAGFGDIGEFFPDTDERYKGISSVELLKEVINTLTYKGYEIINADISIIAQKPKLKEYKTKIQRNLSKILNAQVNIKATTNEKMGFIGRGEGIAVISTATLQYKDWHEDYNR, from the coding sequence TTGGATGTAACTTTAATAGTTTTAAGCGCCGGCAATTCAACAAGATTAGATTATCCTGTAAAAAAACAATGGTTAAGAATCGATAATAAACCTTTATGGCTATATGTCGCCGACAGATTAAACAGTTTTTATACCTTCAAACAAACTATAATCACTTCAAATAAAAATGATATAAGATTATATGAAAAATTATGCGATTATACAATTGTCGCCGGTGATCGAGAAAGACAGCTGTCTTTAAAAAATGCCCTTAAGCATGTGTCTACTGAATATGTTATGGTAACTGACGTAGCGAGAGCTTGTGTTCCCAAAAACATTATAGAAAATCTGCTCTCAAACCCTGCAGATTGCACCGTACCTTATTTAAAGCCGGTTGATACTGTCGTTTATCAAAATAAAACTATTAATAGGGATGAAGTAAAGCTTATTCAAACACCTCAGCTTAGTCGCACAGAAATACTAAAAAAAGCCCTTGATACCGATAAACTTTTTACAGACGAAAGAGCGGCTATTGAAGCTATGGGCGGCAAAATCAAATATATCGAAGGTAGTGAAGAGAGTAAAAAAATCACATATTTTAAAGATCTGAATCTTCCGTGCCTTACTCCTCCTTCCAAAAATACTCTAACCGGAAACGGATACGATACACACGCCTTTGAGGAAAACAAAAACATGATCTTAGGCGGTGTTGAAATAGACGTGCCTTACGGGCTAAAGGCACACAGCGACGGAGACGTAGTTATTCACTCTTTAATAGATGCTCTTTTAGGAGCCGCCGGATTCGGTGATATAGGAGAATTTTTCCCGGATACGGATGAGAGATACAAAGGCATATCAAGTGTTGAACTTTTAAAAGAGGTTATAAACACCCTAACTTACAAAGGGTATGAAATAATTAACGCGGATATATCAATAATCGCGCAAAAACCAAAACTTAAAGAATATAAAACAAAAATCCAAAGAAACTTATCAAAAATTTTAAACGCACAAGTTAATATTAAAGCCACTACAAACGAAAAAATGGGATTTATAGGTCGGGGGGAAGGAATTGCGGTAATATCAACAGCAACACTACAATACAAGGATTGGCATGAAGATTATAATCGTTGA
- a CDS encoding CAP domain-containing protein codes for MKKLFMFFIALLSFWGCGGGSSESVIEDNTSSDTYLYELDYLNFLRNKAGMISLKANNNLIIAAENHAYYLYVNNATGHEEEEGKKGFTGQWPSDRVVYAGFLSKDVSENVSVGQENYMDSIDNLFSAIYHRFGFLNTTIDLIGIGIESKDYVYDMGNSILNTLCSHQNDVNGAYYLNVCADDDIVIDADDYNDAKNNFRKQNPDIIIWPYNNAIDMLPVFYNETPDPLPDYNVSGYPISIQFNEYYFNEDNITLKTFKLYDQNGNEVTNTRLLDKNNDPNDKFDEYEFALFPLERLEWNETYNVNAVYEYNGNDYNLSWSFKTKELPYPYFRITTDDETIYVDSNKTFAYYFVPDDGNDLIKSYGYTYPAGDKVESGFIDYNTLWIRVIGKSGDEFNFDFDNGDKLKLIIK; via the coding sequence ATGAAAAAATTATTTATGTTTTTTATTGCTTTATTGAGTTTTTGGGGATGTGGAGGTGGAAGTTCTGAAAGTGTAATTGAAGATAATACATCTTCTGATACATATTTATATGAATTGGATTATTTGAATTTTTTAAGAAATAAAGCTGGAATGATATCATTAAAGGCTAATAATAATTTAATAATTGCAGCAGAAAATCATGCATATTATTTATATGTAAATAATGCAACTGGACATGAGGAAGAAGAAGGAAAAAAAGGATTTACTGGTCAATGGCCTTCAGATAGAGTAGTTTATGCAGGCTTTTTAAGCAAAGATGTTTCAGAAAATGTATCAGTTGGACAAGAGAATTATATGGATTCAATAGATAATCTTTTTTCTGCTATTTATCATAGATTCGGATTTTTAAATACAACTATTGATTTGATTGGAATAGGTATTGAAAGTAAAGATTATGTTTATGATATGGGTAATTCAATATTAAATACATTATGTTCTCATCAAAATGATGTAAATGGAGCATATTATCTTAATGTATGTGCAGATGATGATATTGTGATTGATGCAGATGATTATAATGATGCTAAAAATAATTTTAGAAAACAAAATCCAGACATTATTATATGGCCATATAATAATGCTATTGATATGCTACCTGTATTTTATAACGAAACACCTGATCCTTTACCGGATTATAATGTAAGTGGATACCCGATAAGTATTCAGTTTAATGAATATTATTTTAATGAAGACAATATAACGTTAAAAACATTTAAACTATATGATCAAAATGGTAATGAAGTGACAAATACAAGACTTTTAGATAAAAATAATGATCCAAATGATAAATTTGATGAATATGAGTTTGCATTGTTTCCTTTAGAAAGATTGGAATGGAACGAAACATATAATGTAAATGCTGTATATGAATATAATGGTAATGATTATAATTTAAGCTGGAGCTTTAAAACAAAAGAGTTACCATATCCGTATTTTAGAATAACTACGGATGACGAAACTATTTATGTTGATAGTAATAAAACATTTGCTTATTATTTTGTGCCTGATGATGGTAATGATCTTATAAAAAGCTACGGTTATACGTATCCTGCAGGGGATAAAGTTGAAAGTGGTTTTATAGATTATAATACTTTATGGATTAGAGTAATAGGAAAGAGCGGAGATGAATTTAATTTTGATTTTGATAATGGTGATAAACTTAAACTTATTATTAAATAA
- the thiC gene encoding phosphomethylpyrimidine synthase ThiC, protein MRTEWIKKRMNDKTRTQMYYAKKGIITEEMEYVAKEENLDPELVRSEVARGRLIIPANINHKHLKPMAIGRVSKTKVNSNIGASALASDIEEEVRKLETSVKYGADTVMDLSAGAKNMDEIREAIIAASPVPIGTVPMYQIIDEIGDVLELTYDDILRVLEKQAKQGVSYFTIHAGLLLRHMPEIAKRKMGIVSRGGSLTASWMLKHHKENPFYTIFDDILDICKEYDVSLSLGDSLRPGCLYDASDKAQLEELKVLGELTLRAWDKDVQVMIEGPGHVPINEIERNVRLEQIYCHEAPFYVLGPLVLDIGAGYDHIGSAIGAAMAAWYGVSMLCYVTPKEHLGLPNEEDVREGMLAYKIAAHSADIARKIPGARDKDDEMSDARYKFDWKKQFELALDPERAKEYHDETLPQEVFKEAEFCSMCGPKFCSYKVTQDAMENFDWDEFKKEAEEKMKAEANN, encoded by the coding sequence ATGAGAACTGAATGGATTAAAAAAAGAATGAATGATAAAACCAGAACTCAGATGTATTACGCCAAAAAAGGCATTATTACTGAAGAGATGGAGTATGTTGCAAAAGAAGAAAACCTTGATCCGGAGCTTGTTAGAAGCGAAGTGGCGAGAGGAAGACTTATAATCCCGGCCAACATAAACCACAAACATCTAAAACCTATGGCTATCGGAAGAGTTAGTAAAACAAAAGTAAACTCAAACATCGGTGCAAGCGCACTTGCGAGTGATATTGAAGAAGAAGTTAGAAAACTCGAAACTTCCGTAAAATACGGAGCCGATACGGTTATGGATCTTAGCGCCGGAGCTAAAAACATGGATGAAATCCGTGAAGCCATTATTGCTGCAAGCCCGGTTCCTATCGGTACCGTTCCTATGTATCAGATAATCGACGAAATAGGCGACGTGCTTGAACTTACATACGACGATATTTTAAGAGTGCTTGAAAAACAGGCGAAGCAGGGGGTCAGCTACTTTACAATCCATGCGGGGCTGCTTCTTAGACACATGCCTGAAATAGCAAAAAGAAAAATGGGAATAGTAAGCCGCGGGGGAAGTCTGACTGCTTCATGGATGCTTAAACACCATAAAGAAAACCCTTTTTATACGATATTTGACGATATTTTGGATATCTGTAAAGAGTATGACGTTTCACTTTCTCTTGGAGATAGTTTAAGACCCGGATGTTTATATGACGCAAGCGACAAAGCTCAGCTTGAAGAGCTTAAAGTCCTTGGAGAGCTAACACTTAGAGCATGGGATAAAGACGTGCAGGTTATGATAGAAGGACCGGGGCACGTTCCTATTAATGAAATCGAAAGAAACGTAAGGCTTGAGCAGATCTACTGCCATGAAGCGCCGTTTTATGTATTAGGGCCTCTTGTGCTTGATATAGGTGCCGGGTATGATCATATAGGAAGCGCTATCGGTGCTGCAATGGCGGCATGGTACGGGGTTAGTATGCTTTGTTACGTAACACCGAAAGAGCATCTCGGACTTCCGAACGAAGAGGATGTTAGAGAAGGTATGCTTGCGTATAAAATTGCGGCTCACTCAGCGGATATCGCAAGAAAAATTCCGGGTGCAAGGGATAAAGACGACGAAATGAGCGACGCAAGATACAAATTCGACTGGAAAAAACAGTTTGAACTCGCACTCGACCCCGAAAGAGCGAAAGAATACCACGACGAAACGCTTCCTCAGGAAGTATTTAAAGAAGCGGAATTCTGCTCTATGTGCGGGCCTAAATTCTGTTCATACAAAGTAACGCAGGATGCTATGGAAAATTTCGACTGGGACGAGTTTAAAAAAGAAGCAGAAGAAAAAATGAAAGCCGAAGCCAATAATTGA
- a CDS encoding Mrp/NBP35 family ATP-binding protein, with the protein MKDKIKELLQNVIYPGFKKSVVDFGFVKDIEVSEDGKQAIITYQIPSTDDEVAQKLNDSTIDTLKAEGIEASVNIIRPKKPRETSSRGVNKMPNVKSFVMVSSGKGGVGKSTTSVNLALALAKQGKKVGILDGDIYGPNISRMLGMQDRKPEVVGNKVKPFENYGVKFISMANLLPEGKALMWRGAMLVKALQQFMEDVDWGELDILVIDMPPGTGDAQMTMAQQVPVTAGVAVTTPQTVAVDDAKRSMDMFKQLHIPIAGVIENMSGFICPNCGEKYDIFGSGAAEKLANDYDTKILAKIPIEPAIREGGDKGEPIVVSRPESESAKEFSKAAKELIEFIDYVHSEDLSGNEMIQPIYGVNGTPSACSMK; encoded by the coding sequence GTGAAAGATAAAATTAAAGAGTTGCTGCAAAACGTGATTTACCCTGGATTTAAAAAATCAGTGGTGGATTTCGGTTTTGTAAAAGATATTGAAGTAAGCGAAGACGGAAAACAGGCAATTATTACTTATCAGATTCCGTCAACCGACGATGAAGTGGCGCAAAAACTAAACGATTCCACAATCGATACGTTAAAAGCTGAGGGAATTGAAGCAAGTGTAAACATCATAAGACCTAAAAAACCGAGAGAAACATCAAGCAGAGGCGTTAATAAAATGCCTAATGTTAAATCATTCGTAATGGTCTCTTCAGGTAAAGGCGGGGTTGGTAAATCGACAACATCCGTTAACCTTGCTCTTGCTCTTGCAAAACAGGGAAAAAAAGTAGGTATTCTTGACGGTGACATTTACGGACCGAATATCAGCAGAATGCTCGGAATGCAGGACAGAAAACCTGAAGTTGTAGGAAATAAAGTTAAACCTTTTGAAAATTACGGAGTGAAATTCATCTCAATGGCAAACTTATTGCCTGAAGGAAAAGCACTTATGTGGAGAGGCGCGATGCTTGTAAAAGCGCTTCAGCAGTTTATGGAAGACGTTGACTGGGGTGAACTTGACATTCTTGTAATCGATATGCCTCCGGGAACAGGTGATGCTCAGATGACTATGGCTCAGCAGGTACCCGTAACTGCGGGTGTGGCCGTAACAACTCCTCAGACTGTAGCGGTTGACGACGCAAAAAGAAGTATGGATATGTTCAAACAGCTTCATATTCCAATCGCAGGTGTTATTGAAAACATGAGCGGGTTTATCTGCCCTAACTGCGGTGAGAAGTATGATATCTTCGGAAGCGGCGCAGCTGAAAAACTTGCAAACGATTACGATACTAAAATCCTTGCCAAAATCCCTATCGAGCCTGCAATCAGAGAAGGAGGAGATAAGGGTGAACCGATTGTGGTAAGCAGACCGGAGAGTGAAAGCGCAAAAGAATTTTCAAAAGCTGCAAAAGAACTTATTGAGTTTATCGACTACGTACACAGCGAAGATCTTTCAGGAAATGAAATGATCCAGCCGATTTACGGAGTGAACGGAACTCCGAGCGCATGCAGTATGAAATAA
- a CDS encoding cation diffusion facilitator family transporter, protein MDRVRLYKEKKKIAIFSVIVNTVLALIKIIGGTLSGSAALTADGIHSLSDLAASFSVLAGIIIANKKAKDFPMGLYKVENLVALVSAFAIFFAGYEIAKDVFFGEPMKITNLPVAVTAIGLTVVITFLYSKWEKKKAIELNSPSLMADAEHVKSDFFTALVVLVGVIGQYMGYPVIEKIAVAVVIYFIFHSGWEILVDAIKVLLDASVDHETLEQIRKILEKEDMIEKINDIKGRNAGSYKFIYLDIDVKTDSIKEAHAYVHQLEEKIKQAIPEVEKVITHYE, encoded by the coding sequence TTGGATAGAGTCAGACTTTATAAAGAAAAGAAAAAAATTGCAATATTCTCAGTTATAGTAAATACTGTGCTTGCTTTAATAAAAATTATAGGAGGTACCCTCTCAGGAAGTGCGGCGCTTACTGCGGACGGAATCCACTCACTATCAGACCTCGCAGCGTCTTTTAGTGTGCTTGCAGGGATAATTATCGCCAACAAAAAGGCAAAAGATTTCCCAATGGGACTTTACAAGGTTGAAAACCTCGTAGCTTTAGTATCAGCATTTGCTATATTCTTTGCAGGATATGAAATTGCAAAAGACGTATTTTTCGGCGAACCTATGAAAATAACAAACCTGCCTGTTGCGGTAACCGCAATCGGACTTACCGTTGTTATTACGTTTTTGTACTCAAAATGGGAAAAGAAAAAAGCTATCGAGCTAAATTCACCCTCACTTATGGCGGATGCGGAACACGTTAAAAGTGATTTTTTTACCGCACTTGTGGTGCTTGTAGGTGTTATCGGGCAGTATATGGGATATCCTGTAATTGAAAAAATAGCGGTGGCCGTTGTAATTTATTTTATTTTCCACAGCGGATGGGAAATACTTGTGGACGCGATTAAGGTGCTTCTTGACGCATCCGTTGATCATGAAACGCTTGAACAGATCAGAAAGATACTTGAAAAAGAAGATATGATTGAAAAAATCAACGATATAAAAGGCAGAAACGCCGGCAGCTATAAATTTATCTACCTTGATATAGACGTAAAAACGGATTCAATCAAAGAAGCCCACGCTTACGTACACCAACTGGAAGAAAAAATTAAACAGGCAATTCCTGAAGTAGAAAAGGTTATTACTCACTACGAGTAA